CTgttctatgttatatattttacttaactgGTTTCTGGATCGTATCTTCGTTTATGAAATTTTCTTTCTCAGGTTATTTGACGTCGGAGGTCAAAGGTCAGAGAGAAAGAAGTGGATCCATTGTTTTGAAGATGTCACGGCTATTATATTTTGTGTGGCAATGAGTGAATATGACCAAGTGCTTCACGAAGACGAGACCACAGTGAGTTGTGTTTAGAGAAAATACGTTATTTGTTCTCCCTTTTGAGTGAAATAAGCTCAGTAAACGTATCAACTAGCCCCTGCCAGTACGGCGGtacgtctccggatttacaacactaaaatcactgGTTCAATTcaccttggtgggctcagcagatagcctgatgtggctttgctgtaagaaacacacacacgtataaagTAATGGAATGAAAGTATAAAGGTGTATTTATACACTAGCAGAGACTAGCAATacatctgtatctttacacattggtatttttattacaacagtacgtctttaaatacaggatctctagaattacacaaaaatatCTAATCTCAGGTCCCGAAATCTACAAGTCAACttgttttaggcctaacattGGTTATATCCTTTGGTACGGCCTATAttcaataaaaagataaattaatactgTAACTTATGTAcggttttttttctttagtttatttaggACTAAATGTTAACGTAcataatactatcaataaataaacctaggaggtctgttaaaaaaatacgcggactgacgtcataagacaaaatgtactttatttagaagttacaggtctgggaccccttcaaagtactctcctccccaacgcacacacttatcccaacggtgtttccacttgttgaaacaatcctggtacgcttcttttgtaatgtcctccagctttTTCGTCGCATTTgctttaatctcgggaatcgtctcaaatcttcttcctttcaagggtcttttgagtttggggaacaagaaaaaacgcaaggagcaaggtcaggtgagtaggggggtggggaagaacagtgatcgagtgtttggccaaaaactcacgagttctgagggctgaatttcgcagcaacgcggtgcatcttcaatgtttcggtcaaaatctcgtaacaagatccaactgatatcccacactcttcagcaagctccctgacagtcagaggtcgatttgtccgcaccagggtgttgattttgtcgacgtgtgggtcgtcagttgatgtggaaggacgtccaggacgctcaacatcttcaatggactgtcgaccatccttaaaacgttcatgccacttgaaacatgccgtacgcttcatagcaacatcaccgtaagccgtgttaagcatagcaaaagtttcagttgcagattttccaagtttaacacaaaatttcacagcaagtcgttgctccttcaggtcattcattctgaaatccgccaaacgagaaaaccgcacttcacttaaaaccgcgtagctaatacacaaatgaagatatctgcaatcgggaaatggcgtcgtaatcagctgatctgtgcgaacctagcgacaccaagcggattcccctggaaccaactggagccgcgcaattcaaacagtccgcgtattttttgaataGCCCTCGTATAATGTTATTATACGACCTAACGTTAgacctttttaaaaactttaataagctTCTAGTACGTAGTTGTACAAAATTTATACTAAAGTATATGTATGTCTACTTTCTTTAACACcttcagaacaaacaaaaaaatgaatattattagaATACCTAAGTTCTAGGTATAGTATACGGTTGCTAGTGTGTAGTCTGTAATGGTTGCATAGTCTTCATAGAgtaataaattgtgtattttaaagtattgaAGTATAATATGTAGCATTTTCAACCTATACCATACATAACATGACACGTGGAGTAAACGATCCAGCCAAAGAATCGAAAAGTCCAGGtatacccatccctaatttaaaattACCGACCAGAAGGAGGGTAAACGTCAGCAGAATTAGTCGCCTAGTGGACACTTTTTATCAACAGAGTGACTGACTGTTGTAACTATAACACCACAACAACCGGAAGTGTGGAAAATATTCAGCTGAATATCGTGTCTCAAACCTTGGATCTATCGATCCACTTAGCACTTTGCCATGCCTAACTCTATGTAATATTCGATCGCTATACTTGTGCTGCATATAATGAAATTGGATTCATCATTTCGACAACATGCAACATGAAATATCATGATAAAACTTACCATAAGACAATATGCAACATGAAATATCATGATAAAGCTTACCATAAGACAATATGCAACATGAAATATCATGATAAAACTTACCATAAGACAATATCCTTTCCTAAATATTAACCGAGAAACGAAAGAAAAATCTAGAGCTAAATTCCAACAGGCTGTAATTGGGTCACAGTAGATTTGTGATACATGAATTTGTACAGTAACTAATGTCGTAAGTATAAAGGTGAAAGTTTCTGATTTCTTGAATCTGTTCTCAGTATGAATATTGTTTACttaaatttatatgtatcaaGCGTCACCTTAGTTCCGTTATGCATTAAATTCAGGTTAAAAACGGTAACAACTGAGGGCGTAATTCTTTATAAGTTCAGCTCCTATACCAAGGAGGAAGGGCTAAAACGCCTCTGGAAGACTACTGTGGCACCACGGGGGAGGTCTAATAATAGGTTTACAAGATTCCTGAATCCCAATCGAACATAGAATTGTGTGCGTTCCTGCTCTCTTCATGATTCCAGAGGTTCCATTTATATCCCCATTTCCAAGCCAGCTGGACCAAACTTGACGTGAGTGCTTAGGTATCACGCGACTGTCTTAACTCTTATTTCTATTTACCTAAATCTCCCTTAAGGTAACTAAAACGGAGGACCTTGATCGGTGCGCTCGGTCCTCAGTGAATGGTGAAGAGACTTTTGAACACCGCAGCTGATCGCGAGGACTTTATTTTAGAATGACACGTGGAAAATGACTGAGTTTTTGCCGTAAGTTGAATATAATTcagttatatcttttattttcatatatttacattaaactgttaTGACCCCATGTTACTGTGTTCAAGAGGCCCCGCATGGCCGTGTGTTAAGAGTCCtaagggtcacgggctcgaattcccattacaccaaacatgctcgtcctttcagccgtggggaagttatactataacggtcaatcccactgtttgttgggaAAATAGTAGCGTAAGAGATGGCGGTTGGTGgcgatgaccagctgtctttcctctagtcttacactgctaaattagggatggctagcacagatagctctcgtatagctttgaacgcaatttaaaacaaacaaaaattaaactgtatgtgtgtgtattttctctGATCcattatataaacacaaattaatttgaaaattttgtttctcaTATTTTTATACGAAAGTGAAGAACGACTGGAAATAATTCATGGAATGTTTGTTGTGACCCACAGAACCGCATCCAGGAAAGCTTAAAACTTTTTGATTCCATATGCAACAACAAATGGTTTACCGACACATCTATCATTCTCTTCCTGAATAAGAAGGACCTCTTTGAGGAAAAGATCAAGAAGTCTCCTCTTACCACCTGCTTCCAAGAGTACACAggtaaatttataaacaagttatttgAAATCCCAGCTAAAAGACCTATTACATATCTATACGCGAGTTCTTACAAAAcgtgtaataattaataaatggaaaatatatttaaacgcACGGTGGGTTGTGTTGACGTTTGATAACTTGGACACACGTTTCCCAGACAGCCATGTGTTATTAGTGCTATATATCCTTGGAGCATCTTGGTTGCTAGGCATATGAAACTGTGAGCATTCCAGACACATCAACTTCTGTCAGTGTACTGATACAAATTCAATATTAGTAGAATAAACCTTGAAaggtttttatatctttaaatttattattttgtgaggAATTCTTTGTTTGACGTACTTAACTTTCCATTTTCATCTGTTGTTTCGTCTTTCAACTGACGAGAAACTTGCTCACTAGATGGCACTTTAGAAGTATAATGtctcacaaaattttaataatttatgacaTTGGGATTTTACGAAAAACACGAAACatttttatagaatatagttGTGGCACTTATCAAACTAGAGAATAATCATAATAAACGTTAAATGTCTGGAAAGTTTACACTGTATAATAGAGAAACTCCATACTAACGTAATCACTGAAAGTTCATGTAGCCGTTGTTTTCTGTGGTGCTTTTGTCttccatattattattatatttcttttagctCGACAGATGGCAACACATTCACACTTCCTTGATACTTCTGTGAGATTTTACTAAAAAATATACCAACGTTTAAAAACATCTTgaacagaaatgaaacataataGCTTAATTAGTGCATTCTTGGTTTGCTAAATTATACAGTCAAAGACaggttttatcaaaataattttatttactaacttCTGATCGaagcaaaatatttacaaagatCAGATATAAAAGCACCCCTCCTTCCCCTGGTGACTCAACGGAAAGCCTGATGGTTTATAAACCCAACGTTTGGGTTTCGGTACCCACGCTTTGCAGAAtacagttgtgtagctttgtgataaaGTTTgagcaaagtaaaataaaatgtagccgaatgacaaataataataaatagttattattgttggAAATTAGAACGATGTTGTAAACACACAATGAAAACTTTCCTTGATCAAATTATCATTATCTTCGTGATCTAAGTTCTGCTGTATAGTTAAACTGGATACTAActtaattcgtaatctgagggtcgtgggctcgaatcctcgtcacaccaaacatgctcgccctttcagccgtttggttttaatcctactattcgttggtaaaagagcagcttaagagttagtggtgggtggtgatgactagctaccttttctctagccttacactgctaaattatggacggttagcgcagatagccctcgtgtagctttgcgcgaaattcaaaaacaaaccaactaactTAATTATAAATTCTTATATACTGATCTTAGTGGCGGTAAAAAGTGAAAACATGAACATGGtttatgaataaaaaccctattaTCCGAGCGCTTTCGGAAGGTAGACCATTTTTCTTGAGGGACAAATCGGCCGTGAAAAAGAAAGGCCCACTTGTTGAAAGCCCTCCGGTTATTGGGTTGTTATTAATTTCTGTCAATACTTTTTGAACCCACGTGTTTTTCTAATATCATGAATGAACGTGGTTTATGAGATTTGGTTTCAGCTACACTGTAAAAATTTCTCAGTGAAGTTATGTAAGTGTATGAAGAGCTTCAtcgtatatttttatgtaaatttgagCATACTTTGAGTGGCAAATTAGGCATTAATTTATTAGAAAGAAACAATttgtatataatgtaataataacatgaTAATATTTAAGTTACGTCAAAGATTGACAAAGtctaatattttcaaagaatatttaCAAAGAAGAGCTTGTTATCAGTTGCTTTGTTACAtatagaacacaacaatatttattacattactaaaAGTACCAGTTGCTCTGTTACGtatagaacacaacaatatttattacattattaaaagtaCCAGTTGCTTTGTTACGtatagaacacaacaatatttattacattactaaaAGTACCAGTTGCTTTGTTACgtataaacacaacaatatttattacattactaaaAGTACCAGTTGCTTTGTTACGtatagaacacaacaatatttattacattactaaaAGTACCAGTTGCTTTGTTACgtataaacacaacaatatttattacattactaaaAGTACCAGTTGCTTTGTTACgtataaacacaacaatatttattacattactaaaAGTACCAGTTGCTTTGTTACGtatagaacacaacaatatttattacattactaaaAGTACCAGTTGCTTTGTTACgtataaacacaacaatatttattacattactaaaGTACCAGTTGCTTTGTTACGtatagaacacaacaatatttattacattactaaaAGTACCAGTTGCTTTGTTACgtataaacacaacaatatttattacattactaaaAGTACCAGTTGCTTTGTTACgtataaacacaacaatatttattacattaccaAAAGTACTTGGACACCCCTTCCAGTCAATAATGAGGTCGTCCTctgttgattttatatttaaaattcgtGAGATATAATCGTGTGAGCCAGTGGGTGTTTAATTTCCACTGGGAAAGGATTTTATGAGATTTTAAACAGGAAATGTTACTAGATATAACATTGGTAGCCAACGAGATTAGAAAGAGGAAAATGTTATAAGATACAGGAATGATAGTTATAGTCGGTGTCACAAACTAtctatagcttgtttgttttttgaatttcgcacaaagctactcgaggtctatctgtgctagccgtccctaatttagcagtgtaaaactagtcatcaccatccaccgccaactcttgggctactcttttaccaacgaatagtgggattgatcgtaacattataacgtccccacggctgaaaggttgagcatgtttggcgcgacggcgatgcgaacccgcgaccctcagattacgagtcggacgccttaacacacttggccatgccgggcctcacaggTAAGTAACCACTCCCAATTTTAAAGTCTAAGTgcattgttagattgttgaatATTGATTTGAATGTTGAAACCTTCTTTACGTTAAAAATTGTCTTCTTGAGAACGATCAGACCAGTGAACGAAACGTCATACCTTTCTTTAAGATATCCTTTCTTACTGGAAAAGctgaaacttgtaataaaataatacttataatcatAAAGTAAACTCAAAACGAGAGTTATTAATAACGAAGTAACGCATATGACATGACAgtctataataaacatattatattcaAGTAATTACTCATGTTTACTTAAgacttttatatatcatatttttccAACTGTGctattaacttaattatttttattctattgtttaaactaacgatcttttctttctttttacaatttttaatacttgaaCCAACGTTCACCAAAATATATTCTTCTTAGGAGCACAGGAATACGGCGAGGCAGCAGCCTACATTCAAGCTCAGTTTGAAGCCAAAAATAAATCTAGAACTAAAGAGATCTATTGCCACATGACCTGTGCCACAGACACAACAAACATCCAGTTTGTGTTCGATGCTGTGACGGACGTGATCATAGCAAACAACCTACGAGGTTGTGGGTTGTATTAAACTGTGTACAACGTTGCGTGAAATATGACACTAACCAGTCAACGAGTTGACTGGAGCAGTCAGTCGCAAATTTCATCTTTTTCTACTTTCTTGTTACTGAGTTCCAGAGTTCCATACCATAGGAAGCATCTGGGTTCCTGTCTAGAAAATGCTTTAACAGTGTCTTAATGAACTATTTTCTTCAGTTCAAGATGGGAAAATGGCAGCTATAAGATTTTAAACGAATATTAGACACGGAAGACTccagaaactttatttatttgagATACTTGGGAACAGAAGGGCAAAAGTTCCACTTCAGATAGAGCCCCAGATCTGAAGAGGCCAGAGGTTCTATTtcctagttttgtttattttggatgtgtcgtacttgttttttatgatgttaaaatatgACAATTAGTGGTGTGGTTTGGCTTGGTGTTATACTAATGGAGTTATTTCTGATGTAATTTGTTTTCCCTTTTTTCCTTAAAACTAACCATTCGCTGAAGCCAGTTAACATAGATGTGGTACATCAGTATTACTACTTTTTATAAATGGTGAATAACTGCAATTATAGTCTTTtaagaaacaattatattttaaaataaacaggtAAAAGTTTTCTTGCTGTCTTAAGTTTAAGGTTTCTGTTTGGCAATTCCGATATTCCAGGCAGTATTATAAAACCTACAACTTCGTAGTTTAGAAATAATGCAAAACTCAGTTACTTAAATCACAAAATGAACAGTCTAATGATCCATTTAAACTGCTTGAAAAtggaacatttgtttttatattgttatatagttACGAAACAATAGAATTTTGGTAAAggtaaaaacaaactgaataaacttAGTAACTTGAGGTGATATTTAGGTAAATACTGTAGAAGATATACAAATAGTTTAGAATCTGAGTTTATTTATTAAAggtgtataatatttaaaaaaaactgttgaagGCATTAGGTCTTACTGAACCATATACAAGTTTTATTGGACCATTGTCATCAAGAAGAAAAATCTTCATTGAAAAATCACACTAATAGTTATACCTTGTTATTTTGCAACTACATATTTACCAATCATTTGTCAGAGATGGTGCTGCCATCTCTTATCTTTTAATAATGGAGCTTGTTTTAAACTCGAAGGAAACAATAGGCTATAGTACTTACAGTGGGTAtcgaaacatgaattttatagTTATAAGCCATTTAGAGTACCGTTAAGCCATTGAGGGCAAAATCAGTTTAAAGTATATTTTCCTCAGTATTCAGAGCTACATAGTGAACTATGTGCATTCTGTCCAACAAGGGATTAGACCTCTGGGTTTTAGTGTTTTATGTTCATAAACTTACTACTGAATACCTTCACCTTCTTTgacattctgtttgtttttcttcatgatCCGCTAGAGTTTTATTGGATGAGAaaggtacatatatatttaaattaattaagtattttaatttgatgaaacattttcagttgtttttttcggACAATTGATTGAAAATTACttcattacttttacaaaataaattaacttattaattGTCTTATGTATATCACATTCAATTTACTTTACTTAACTATCTCTGTTAATTTAtcgttaattaatatatttgtctGGATGTATGGTTTACACCAGTGTGTAAACCTCGACTCGCGAGCCACATGCGGTTCTTTGACAAATAATGTGCGAATCGAGGAAATATGTAGGTTGAGCTCATTTTGTATCACAATTAAtacaaaaggtaaataaaattttcaaactttatactTATATCCCAGGTATAAACTAAGAGTTCACTGaattaaaacgtaagtttaatattcatggtgagtaaatatactTAAGAATTTCAATCCTAATTTTAATACTAGATTTGAATCACggattaaagaaatttcagatcaccaaggattacagaggaattgtgctggagaatcagtaactGTACAAGccggtgctgacaatgttagttttggTGGGCGGTGACGATGCGGCGTGTGTGGATGTGTTGCGGGCAGTGCATAAGCGGAGCGTTAGTGTGATACCGGgcgctgtagagtttggttgcgttgcgcgtgttggagcttattgtttcttttcactttaatgttttagaagtgtttgtgaaaattttgtgaaggaagatggcgtcatcaaattgtaagaagcgaaagtatgaagatgaaaacagaaattttaagccagagtgggaggaagattttgcattcaaTGTTAAAGAAGTTAGACCTTTGTGTtttatctgcaatgtgttactcagtcattacaaagccagtagcttgaaacgccactatgaaacaaatcacaaaaaactTTTCGTCtaattatccacctaaatcagaattacggaaaaCAACAAGTTAACTGT
This sequence is a window from Tachypleus tridentatus isolate NWPU-2018 chromosome 5, ASM421037v1, whole genome shotgun sequence. Protein-coding genes within it:
- the LOC143250982 gene encoding guanine nucleotide-binding protein G(o) subunit alpha-like; translation: MEDTEPFSEELLSAMMRLWQDTGVQECFSRSNEYQLNDSAKYFLDDLERLGNKDYLPTEQDILRTRVKTTGIVEVHFSFKNLNFKLFDVGGQRSERKKWIHCFEDVTAIIFCVAMSEYDQVLHEDETTNRIQESLKLFDSICNNKWFTDTSIILFLNKKDLFEEKIKKSPLTTCFQEYTGAQEYGEAAAYIQAQFEAKNKSRTKEIYCHMTCATDTTNIQFVFDAVTDVIIANNLRGCGLY